Proteins encoded together in one Halomicrobium urmianum window:
- a CDS encoding MBL fold metallo-hydrolase, producing the protein MAEIEPAELGRRLQGDGEDVLVLDVRHREEYEDWHVPDSTNVDVYDQLVDDPAAAKESLSDLPEDREVVTVCAAGVVSQTATDVLEEMGYDAATLVDGMNGWSRVHRHAAVPVDLDGELIQVARPGKGCLSHVLLSDGQAAVFDPSSYVEEYEAIVDDRGAELVAVFDSHAHADHVSGGRELASRHDVPYSLHPADALAVDAAPLEDGETITVGDVDVEVIHTPGHSEGSVSFDVEGAALLTGDTLFHDSVGRVELGVEAGIEDSDVAANAATLYESLQRLLERPSDAVVLPAHDPGSPEPPVTATLGEVTERNEDLQRDREAFVETLASDIPDHPPNFERVKQVNVGRESVPADELGDLELGPNNCAAE; encoded by the coding sequence ATGGCGGAAATCGAACCGGCGGAACTGGGAAGGCGATTGCAGGGGGACGGAGAGGACGTGCTCGTCCTGGACGTCCGCCACCGCGAGGAGTACGAGGACTGGCACGTTCCGGACAGTACGAACGTCGACGTCTACGATCAGTTGGTCGACGACCCGGCGGCCGCGAAAGAATCCCTCTCGGACCTCCCGGAAGACAGGGAGGTCGTCACCGTCTGTGCGGCGGGCGTCGTCTCCCAGACCGCGACGGACGTACTCGAGGAGATGGGGTACGACGCCGCGACGCTGGTGGACGGGATGAACGGCTGGAGCCGCGTCCACCGACACGCCGCCGTCCCCGTCGACCTCGACGGGGAGTTGATCCAGGTCGCTCGCCCGGGGAAGGGCTGCCTCTCGCACGTCCTGCTCTCGGACGGGCAGGCGGCCGTGTTCGACCCGTCCAGCTACGTCGAGGAGTACGAGGCGATCGTCGACGACCGCGGCGCCGAACTGGTCGCCGTCTTCGACTCGCATGCCCACGCCGACCACGTGTCCGGCGGCCGAGAACTCGCGTCCCGGCACGACGTCCCCTACTCTCTGCACCCCGCGGACGCGCTCGCCGTCGACGCCGCGCCCCTCGAAGACGGCGAGACGATCACCGTCGGGGACGTCGACGTCGAGGTGATCCATACGCCCGGCCACAGCGAGGGCAGCGTCTCGTTCGACGTCGAGGGGGCGGCGCTGCTCACCGGCGACACCCTCTTCCACGACAGCGTCGGCCGGGTCGAACTCGGCGTCGAGGCTGGGATCGAAGACTCCGACGTCGCGGCCAACGCCGCCACGCTCTACGAGAGCCTCCAGCGCCTGCTGGAGCGCCCGAGCGACGCAGTCGTCCTCCCGGCACACGACCCCGGATCGCCAGAGCCGCCGGTGACCGCGACGCTCGGCGAGGTCACAGAGCGGAACGAGGACCTGCAGCGGGACCGCGAGGCGTTCGTCGAAACGCTCGCGTCGGATATCCCGGACCACCCGCCGAACTTCGAGCGCGTCAAGCAGGTCAACGTCGGGCGAGAATCGGTCCCCGCGGACGAACTGGGCGACCTCGAGCTGGGTCCGAACAACTGCGCCGCCGAGTGA
- a CDS encoding helix-turn-helix domain-containing protein has protein sequence MALYEASLRVRHECPYRSISERYPDLTIREWPLSDCQVLEISSEETPTEELLAEIDELGTVLHESTDDDGYHVVTQSCLCSLEESIVDRFEAHNCLYQSPTIYRQGWEHYTVVAFDEADVRSLLAELREDRDIDLLSKTSIAEKQVPHSMLAPVDRLFDDVTDRQLAALQLALESGYYEQPRRTSLRDLAEQTSVARSTYEEHLRKAENKLLSNAGQFLRLVTATTSTNPLRSEQPASVDQRAD, from the coding sequence ATGGCCCTGTACGAGGCGTCCCTGCGGGTGAGACACGAGTGTCCGTATCGGTCGATCTCGGAGCGCTATCCGGACCTCACGATACGGGAGTGGCCGCTGAGCGACTGCCAGGTGCTCGAGATCTCCTCGGAGGAGACGCCGACCGAAGAGCTGCTCGCGGAGATAGACGAACTGGGGACGGTGCTCCACGAGTCGACCGACGACGACGGTTACCACGTCGTCACGCAGTCCTGCCTCTGCTCGCTCGAGGAGTCGATCGTCGACCGGTTCGAGGCGCACAACTGCCTGTACCAGTCCCCGACGATCTACCGCCAGGGGTGGGAACACTACACGGTCGTCGCGTTCGACGAGGCCGACGTCCGGTCGCTGCTCGCCGAGTTGCGCGAGGACCGCGACATCGATCTCCTCTCGAAGACGTCGATCGCGGAGAAGCAGGTCCCCCACAGCATGCTGGCGCCCGTCGACCGGCTGTTCGACGACGTCACCGACCGGCAGCTGGCGGCCCTGCAGCTGGCGCTGGAGAGCGGGTACTACGAGCAGCCCCGGCGGACGTCGCTGCGCGACCTCGCCGAGCAGACGTCCGTCGCCCGGTCGACCTACGAGGAGCACCTCCGGAAAGCCGAGAACAAACTGCTCTCGAACGCGGGGCAGTTCCTGCGTCTGGTGACGGCGACCACGTCGACGAATCCCCTCCGGTCGGAACAGCCCGCCAGCGTCGACCAGCGTGCCGACTGA
- a CDS encoding helix-turn-helix domain-containing protein → MSDSRDPADAERSRRDLCVELEIAPETPGECPLSGIDDEVVDARQRLAGRTCRTDVTVRTPERADDATVVHATSEVDGGCPCAVFDAVGCVPEVTDVSDDRFRVEAYLPDRATLGELIDGLEGVTTELHLCRIRRVDGAADGPCQTITVELAGLTEKQREAAVRAVASGYYERPRETSFGELADDIGVSKPALSQRLSAVEAKLATSAFADAD, encoded by the coding sequence ATGAGCGATAGTCGCGATCCGGCCGACGCCGAACGATCCCGACGGGACCTCTGCGTCGAACTCGAGATCGCCCCCGAGACGCCCGGCGAGTGTCCGCTGTCGGGGATCGACGACGAGGTCGTCGACGCTCGCCAGCGGCTCGCGGGCCGGACGTGCCGGACGGACGTCACCGTTCGGACGCCGGAGCGAGCCGACGACGCAACCGTCGTCCACGCTACCAGCGAGGTCGACGGGGGCTGTCCCTGCGCCGTCTTCGACGCCGTCGGCTGCGTTCCGGAGGTCACCGACGTCTCGGACGACCGGTTCCGGGTCGAGGCGTACCTGCCCGATCGGGCGACGCTGGGCGAGCTCATCGACGGTCTGGAAGGCGTCACCACCGAACTACACCTGTGCAGGATCCGACGGGTCGACGGCGCGGCCGACGGCCCCTGCCAGACCATCACCGTCGAACTGGCGGGACTGACCGAGAAACAGCGTGAGGCGGCCGTCCGAGCGGTCGCGAGCGGCTACTACGAGCGGCCGCGGGAGACGTCGTTCGGCGAGCTGGCCGACGACATCGGCGTCTCGAAGCCGGCGCTCTCACAGCGGCTCAGTGCGGTCGAGGCGAAGCTCGCGACGTCGGCGTTCGCGGACGCGGACTGA
- a CDS encoding P-loop NTPase: MTNQLLERLATVTDPDLGDDVVSLGIVGAVETTATTARVPLALGAPYSPAETDLIADVRDRVNEAGYDADIVIDVDDATPAGRDDTPTVIGLCSGKGGVGTSTVAVNLAAAMARRGARVGLFDADVHGPTTAHELGADGAAADGEPVAPLDACDLALFGVDFLADGDGPVADRPAEAAELVADAWAGLDWADRDYVVVDLPSGSGAAQRAVLDRLPVLGTVVVTTPQSIAVAGAREAVAQCRERDLPVLGVVENKRTFVCPECNAVHDRVDTRDGELLADDLDAPLLVRLPLDPTVRERSGAPIALADDGGLSTGKLRQLARTVMDRVGRLRRRSHADRVDGPLVDAA; the protein is encoded by the coding sequence GTGACCAATCAACTACTGGAGCGACTGGCGACGGTAACGGACCCCGACCTCGGCGACGACGTCGTCTCGCTGGGGATCGTCGGTGCGGTGGAGACGACGGCGACGACGGCGCGCGTGCCGCTGGCGCTGGGCGCGCCCTACTCGCCCGCGGAGACGGATCTGATCGCCGACGTCCGCGACCGGGTCAACGAGGCGGGCTACGACGCGGACATCGTCATCGACGTCGACGACGCGACCCCCGCGGGCCGGGACGACACGCCGACGGTGATCGGCCTCTGCTCCGGCAAGGGCGGCGTCGGGACGAGCACCGTGGCCGTGAACCTCGCCGCGGCGATGGCCCGCCGCGGGGCGCGGGTCGGCCTGTTCGACGCCGACGTGCACGGGCCGACCACGGCCCACGAACTGGGCGCGGACGGCGCCGCCGCGGACGGCGAGCCGGTCGCACCGCTCGACGCCTGCGACCTGGCGCTGTTCGGCGTGGACTTCCTCGCGGACGGCGACGGGCCGGTCGCGGACCGGCCGGCCGAGGCGGCGGAGTTGGTCGCGGACGCCTGGGCGGGCCTCGACTGGGCAGACCGCGACTACGTCGTCGTCGACCTGCCGTCGGGGTCGGGCGCCGCCCAGCGCGCGGTGCTGGACCGCCTGCCGGTGCTGGGCACCGTCGTCGTCACCACGCCACAGTCGATCGCCGTCGCCGGAGCACGCGAGGCCGTCGCGCAGTGCCGGGAGCGCGACCTCCCCGTGCTGGGCGTCGTCGAGAACAAGCGCACGTTCGTCTGCCCGGAGTGCAACGCGGTGCACGACCGCGTCGACACCAGGGACGGCGAGCTGCTGGCCGACGACCTGGACGCGCCGCTGCTGGTTCGGCTGCCGCTGGACCCGACCGTCCGCGAGCGGTCCGGGGCGCCGATCGCGCTCGCCGACGACGGCGGGCTGTCGACGGGGAAGCTCCGGCAACTCGCGCGGACGGTCATGGACCGCGTCGGCCGGCTCCGCCGCCGCTCCCACGCCGACCGCGTCGACGGCCCGCTGGTCGACGCCGCGTAG
- a CDS encoding phosphotransacetylase family protein, translated as MSTLLVTSTDAGIGKTAIALALAAEARDRDREVGYMKPMGTRLRSATGKTRDEDPLLARALLDLDAEMHEMEPVVYSPTFVQEVMRGREDPEEVRSRVVDSFETLAADRDLMVVEGSDGLATGSAIDLTDVDLAAAIDAEVLLVAGYEEVGDVDEVLAAAGSIGDRLAGVVFNRVTDASIDELTEDVVPFLESRGVPVFGLVPRDEELASVPVADLAESLGAEVLSGDATLDDRVERFTVGAMGSDSALGQFRRTRNAVMIAGGDRAEIQAAALEAPGVEALLLTGGFRPPESVLGRAREEGVPVLLVQSDTRTTVDRVEGVLHSGRTRTERTVERARELLAESVDVDRLLPPAE; from the coding sequence ATGAGTACGCTACTCGTCACATCGACCGACGCAGGTATCGGCAAGACGGCAATCGCCCTCGCGCTCGCCGCCGAGGCGCGCGACCGGGACCGCGAGGTGGGCTACATGAAGCCGATGGGCACCCGCCTCCGGAGCGCGACCGGAAAGACGCGCGACGAGGACCCCCTGCTGGCCCGCGCGCTGCTGGACCTCGACGCGGAGATGCACGAGATGGAGCCGGTCGTCTACTCGCCGACGTTCGTCCAGGAGGTGATGCGCGGCCGCGAGGACCCCGAGGAGGTGCGTTCGCGGGTCGTCGACAGCTTCGAGACCCTGGCGGCGGACAGGGACCTGATGGTCGTCGAGGGGAGCGACGGTCTCGCGACCGGGAGTGCGATCGACCTCACCGACGTCGACCTCGCGGCGGCGATCGACGCGGAGGTACTCCTCGTCGCGGGGTACGAGGAGGTCGGCGACGTCGACGAGGTGCTGGCCGCGGCCGGGTCGATCGGCGACCGCCTGGCCGGCGTCGTGTTCAATCGCGTCACTGACGCGTCGATAGACGAACTCACCGAGGACGTCGTCCCGTTCCTCGAGAGCCGTGGCGTGCCGGTCTTCGGGCTCGTCCCCCGGGACGAGGAACTGGCCAGCGTCCCCGTGGCCGACCTCGCGGAGAGCCTCGGCGCCGAGGTGCTCTCGGGCGACGCGACGCTCGACGACCGCGTCGAGCGGTTCACGGTGGGCGCGATGGGCAGCGACAGCGCACTCGGGCAGTTCCGCCGGACGCGAAACGCCGTCATGATCGCGGGCGGCGACCGCGCCGAGATCCAGGCGGCGGCGCTGGAGGCGCCCGGCGTCGAGGCGCTGCTGCTGACCGGCGGCTTCCGCCCGCCCGAGAGCGTCCTGGGTCGGGCCCGCGAGGAGGGCGTCCCCGTCTTGCTGGTCCAGTCGGACACGCGCACGACGGTCGATCGCGTTGAGGGGGTCCTCCACTCGGGACGGACGCGGACCGAGCGGACGGTCGAACGGGCACGCGAACTCCTGGCGGAGAGCGTCGACGTCGACCGGTTGCTACCGCCGGCCGAGTGA
- a CDS encoding acetate--CoA ligase family protein: MGRLSTLFAPSRVAVVGATDSDGSVGRAITRNLLDSFEGAVHAINPYKESALGLSCHDEIGDVEDAGGIDVAVVAVPPDAAVDSVRDAGEAGVENVVVVTAGFGETGGEGAARERELREAAEEHDVNVVGPNSIGVMSTPRGLNATFGDVMAREGDISFMSQSGAFVTAVLDWAAERDVGFKDIVSLGNKAVLDEGDFVAEWGADPDTDVILGYLEDVGDGAEFVRTAREVTQDTPIVVVKSGRTDAGASAAASHTGAIAGSEAAYEAGLEQAGVLRASSVQELFDYAQILSGQPLPDGEGVAIVTNAGGPGVMTTDAVGDADLSLAEFTEDTKERLGEVLPDEANIYNPVDVLGDAPADRFDVALETVLQDDNVGMAIVVACPTAVVDFDALAETVAERQVESGAPIAASFMGGESGTSYREILSEAGIPSYFDPARAVNGLDALRRYDEIQSREYAEPERFDVDRDRAREILDRAERRDTNRLGVEAMDLLDAYGIPTPEGEVVDGPAEAQRVAEEIDGDVVMKIVSPDILHKSDIGGVEVGVSPEDVRDTYEDLVVRAREYQRDATLLGVQVQEMVDLDAGTETILGTNRDPQFGQLVLFGLGGVFVEVFEDTTLRVAPVTETEARDMLEDVESTPLLRGARGREPVDEDALVETIQRLSQLVADFPAIAELDVNPLIAAPDGVTALDLQLTIDRDS, encoded by the coding sequence ATGGGCCGATTGTCTACACTGTTTGCGCCGTCACGGGTCGCAGTCGTCGGAGCGACCGACAGTGACGGCTCCGTCGGCCGGGCTATCACCCGGAACTTGCTGGACTCCTTCGAGGGAGCGGTGCACGCGATCAACCCGTACAAGGAGTCGGCGCTGGGGCTGTCGTGTCACGACGAGATCGGCGACGTCGAGGACGCCGGCGGCATCGACGTCGCGGTCGTCGCCGTGCCGCCGGACGCCGCGGTCGACTCGGTCCGGGACGCCGGCGAGGCGGGCGTCGAGAACGTCGTCGTCGTCACGGCCGGGTTCGGCGAGACCGGCGGCGAGGGCGCAGCCCGCGAGCGCGAGTTGCGCGAGGCAGCCGAAGAGCACGACGTGAACGTCGTCGGACCGAACAGCATCGGCGTGATGAGCACCCCTCGGGGGCTGAACGCCACGTTCGGAGACGTGATGGCCCGCGAGGGCGACATCTCATTTATGAGCCAGTCGGGGGCGTTCGTCACGGCCGTCCTGGACTGGGCGGCCGAGCGCGACGTCGGGTTCAAGGACATCGTCTCGCTCGGTAACAAGGCCGTCCTCGACGAGGGCGACTTCGTCGCCGAGTGGGGTGCGGACCCGGACACGGACGTCATCCTCGGCTACCTCGAGGACGTCGGCGACGGCGCCGAGTTCGTCCGGACGGCCCGCGAGGTGACCCAGGACACTCCGATCGTCGTGGTGAAGTCCGGGCGCACGGACGCCGGGGCCAGCGCCGCCGCCTCCCACACCGGCGCGATAGCCGGCTCCGAGGCGGCCTACGAGGCCGGACTGGAGCAGGCCGGCGTCCTCCGGGCGTCGTCCGTCCAGGAGCTGTTCGACTACGCGCAGATCCTGTCGGGCCAGCCGCTGCCCGACGGGGAGGGCGTCGCCATCGTCACCAACGCCGGCGGCCCGGGCGTGATGACCACCGACGCCGTCGGCGACGCCGACCTGTCGCTGGCCGAGTTCACGGAGGACACGAAGGAGCGACTGGGAGAGGTGCTGCCCGACGAGGCGAACATCTACAACCCCGTCGACGTCCTCGGGGACGCGCCCGCCGACCGGTTCGACGTCGCCCTGGAGACGGTCCTCCAGGACGACAACGTCGGGATGGCAATCGTCGTGGCCTGCCCGACGGCCGTGGTGGACTTCGACGCCCTGGCCGAGACCGTCGCGGAGCGGCAGGTGGAATCTGGGGCCCCGATTGCGGCCTCGTTCATGGGCGGCGAGTCGGGAACGAGCTACCGCGAGATCCTCTCCGAGGCGGGGATCCCCTCGTACTTCGACCCGGCGCGCGCCGTGAACGGCCTCGACGCGCTGCGGCGCTACGACGAGATCCAGTCCCGGGAGTACGCCGAGCCAGAGCGGTTCGACGTCGACCGCGACAGGGCCCGCGAGATCCTCGACCGCGCGGAGCGGCGGGACACGAACCGCCTCGGCGTCGAGGCGATGGACCTGCTGGACGCCTACGGCATCCCGACGCCGGAGGGCGAGGTCGTCGACGGCCCGGCGGAGGCCCAGCGGGTCGCCGAGGAGATCGACGGCGACGTCGTCATGAAGATCGTCAGCCCGGACATCCTGCACAAGTCCGACATCGGCGGCGTCGAGGTCGGCGTCTCGCCGGAGGACGTCCGGGACACCTACGAGGACCTGGTCGTCCGCGCCCGCGAGTACCAGCGCGACGCGACGCTCCTGGGCGTACAGGTCCAGGAGATGGTCGACCTCGACGCCGGCACGGAGACCATCCTCGGGACGAACCGGGACCCGCAGTTCGGGCAGTTGGTCCTCTTCGGCCTCGGCGGCGTCTTCGTCGAGGTGTTCGAGGACACCACGCTCCGCGTCGCGCCGGTCACCGAGACCGAGGCCCGCGACATGCTCGAGGACGTCGAATCGACGCCGCTGTTGCGCGGCGCGCGGGGCCGGGAGCCGGTCGACGAGGACGCCCTCGTCGAGACGATCCAGCGCCTCTCGCAGCTGGTGGCGGACTTCCCCGCCATCGCCGAACTGGACGTGAACCCCCTGATCGCGGCGCCGGACGGGGTCACCGCACTGGACTTGCAGCTAACGATCGACCGAGACTCATGA
- a CDS encoding GNAT family N-acetyltransferase, which produces MADADYRCAYWEPGTCEGSPHCPPRCPRFVDRDGEPWVVRPAGEADRDALVDLYEDASPSDRVRGRAVPPGGRTRVAEWLADLVADGCDVVAARDGHVVGHALYAPTDAAEPELSAFVRPGYRCRGIGTELAKHVAATATAADRDALAAVADADDDAARGLCDRIGFEIVEQFSYDRRDGRIDALRLRLPLSGVRAEEFRYPPILRGDGPAP; this is translated from the coding sequence ATGGCCGACGCTGACTACCGCTGTGCGTACTGGGAGCCCGGGACTTGCGAGGGGTCGCCACACTGTCCGCCCCGGTGCCCGCGCTTCGTCGACCGCGACGGAGAGCCGTGGGTCGTCCGGCCGGCCGGGGAGGCCGATCGTGACGCGCTCGTCGACCTGTACGAAGACGCCTCGCCGTCCGACCGCGTCCGCGGACGGGCGGTGCCGCCCGGAGGACGGACGCGCGTCGCGGAGTGGCTCGCGGACCTCGTCGCCGACGGGTGCGACGTCGTCGCCGCGCGCGACGGGCACGTGGTCGGGCACGCGCTGTACGCCCCGACGGACGCGGCCGAGCCCGAACTGTCCGCGTTCGTCCGCCCGGGCTATCGGTGCCGGGGCATCGGGACCGAACTGGCGAAGCACGTCGCTGCGACCGCGACCGCGGCCGACAGGGACGCGCTCGCGGCCGTCGCCGACGCGGACGACGACGCCGCACGGGGCCTGTGCGACCGCATCGGGTTCGAGATCGTCGAGCAGTTCTCCTACGATCGCCGAGACGGTCGGATCGACGCCCTCCGACTGCGGCTCCCGCTCTCGGGCGTGCGGGCCGAGGAGTTTCGGTACCCGCCGATCCTCCGCGGAGACGGCCCGGCACCGTAG
- a CDS encoding C-terminal binding protein: MDVVAVDDPMIDADRIEAALGEEDAVRTTDADDGDALAAAADGADALVVDVNTPVTAPVLAASDALRIVARAGVGVDNVDVEAAAERGVHVTNVPEYCQDEVATHAVTLLLACLRRVTGLDRDVRAGEWDWAGAGPVRRLAGTTVGLASYGPIARRVADRLAGFGVDLVAYDPYVDADEMADDGVEKASLGDLLDRADHLVVLAPLTEETRGLIDGDALDRLPDHAVVVNAGRGGVVDEGALDAALREDGIAAAGLDVFENEPPTDSPLLDRDDVVCTPHAGWFSVEARAELNDAVARNLRAVRDGETPPDRIEPETDWV; encoded by the coding sequence ATGGACGTAGTCGCGGTCGACGATCCGATGATCGACGCGGACCGCATCGAGGCGGCGCTCGGCGAGGAAGACGCCGTCAGGACGACCGACGCCGACGACGGGGACGCCCTCGCCGCCGCTGCGGACGGAGCGGACGCCCTCGTCGTGGACGTGAACACGCCCGTGACGGCGCCCGTGCTGGCCGCCAGTGACGCCCTCCGGATCGTCGCCCGGGCGGGCGTCGGCGTCGACAACGTCGACGTCGAGGCGGCCGCCGAGCGCGGCGTCCACGTCACGAACGTCCCCGAGTACTGCCAAGACGAGGTCGCGACGCACGCCGTCACGCTCCTGCTCGCCTGCCTCCGGCGCGTGACCGGGCTCGACCGGGACGTCCGCGCCGGCGAGTGGGACTGGGCGGGCGCCGGTCCGGTCCGCCGACTCGCCGGAACGACGGTCGGGCTGGCGTCCTACGGTCCCATCGCCCGCCGGGTCGCCGACCGGCTGGCCGGGTTCGGCGTCGACCTCGTCGCGTACGACCCCTACGTCGACGCCGACGAGATGGCCGACGACGGCGTCGAGAAGGCGTCCCTCGGCGACCTGCTGGACCGCGCGGACCACCTCGTCGTCCTCGCGCCCCTGACCGAGGAGACGCGCGGACTGATCGACGGCGACGCCCTCGACCGCCTTCCCGACCACGCCGTCGTGGTCAACGCCGGCCGCGGCGGCGTCGTCGACGAGGGAGCGCTCGACGCGGCGCTCCGCGAGGACGGGATCGCCGCGGCCGGCCTCGACGTCTTCGAGAACGAACCGCCGACGGACTCCCCGCTGCTGGACCGGGACGACGTCGTCTGCACGCCGCACGCTGGGTGGTTCTCCGTCGAGGCGCGCGCGGAGCTCAACGACGCGGTCGCGCGCAACCTCCGAGCCGTGCGGGACGGCGAGACCCCGCCCGACCGGATCGAACCCGAGACCGATTGGGTGTGA
- a CDS encoding HAD family hydrolase, with the protein MERYDQLYSLYADFDTGTLRAYQDFVDLFPPVDSRVALGYWEQASRRLRGDKEEISAVFAEGETLAELAAHATREQAFAALDLYATYERGVNVLVLDVDETLRSAGQTDNEIPRETLHFLTEFHEAGVPIVICTGQTIENVKGFLIQGLGNELVHSGNVSVVYEAGTGVFTPGHGPDTKRLLYEDLDDAVTDVFDAVRSSILPDAPETIRRGCHLQGNEFNVTLKPNHETGSDEAAAVIDEATVYVLDLLAEAVPRADVEHTRAYYAAADPEIERVLDDEGASVDPAAVEVPDDVATVLDRIDVAYYEADAAEIASRELNKVAGVEAALDVLGVDDPFALVMGDSKSDLRVMEWIAETDAGIAAAPEHASGRVLDHVREADGLVFDAGAADDVLRTAFALNRLAEQARDQ; encoded by the coding sequence ATGGAGCGGTACGATCAACTGTACTCGCTGTACGCTGACTTCGACACCGGGACCCTCCGGGCCTATCAGGACTTCGTGGACCTCTTTCCGCCGGTCGACTCGCGCGTCGCCCTCGGGTACTGGGAGCAGGCCAGCCGGCGTCTTAGAGGGGACAAGGAGGAGATCTCCGCCGTGTTCGCCGAGGGGGAGACGCTCGCGGAGCTCGCGGCGCACGCGACCCGCGAGCAGGCCTTCGCCGCGCTCGACCTCTACGCCACCTACGAGCGCGGCGTGAACGTCCTCGTCCTGGACGTCGACGAGACGCTGCGGTCGGCCGGGCAGACGGACAACGAGATCCCCCGCGAGACGCTACACTTCCTCACTGAGTTCCATGAGGCGGGCGTCCCCATCGTCATCTGCACGGGACAGACCATCGAGAACGTCAAGGGCTTTCTCATCCAGGGACTCGGCAACGAGCTCGTCCACTCCGGGAACGTGAGCGTTGTCTACGAGGCGGGGACCGGCGTCTTCACGCCCGGCCACGGCCCCGACACGAAGCGGCTCCTCTACGAGGACCTCGACGACGCCGTGACCGACGTCTTCGACGCGGTCCGCTCGAGCATCCTCCCGGACGCCCCCGAGACCATCCGCCGCGGGTGTCACCTCCAGGGCAACGAGTTCAACGTCACGCTCAAGCCCAATCACGAGACCGGCAGCGACGAGGCCGCGGCCGTCATCGACGAGGCCACGGTGTACGTTCTGGACCTCCTCGCGGAGGCGGTGCCCCGCGCCGACGTCGAGCACACGCGGGCGTACTACGCCGCCGCGGACCCAGAGATCGAGCGCGTTCTCGACGACGAGGGCGCGTCCGTCGATCCCGCGGCCGTCGAGGTGCCCGACGACGTCGCCACCGTCCTCGACCGCATCGACGTCGCCTACTACGAGGCCGACGCCGCGGAGATCGCGAGCCGCGAACTCAACAAGGTCGCCGGTGTGGAGGCCGCGCTCGACGTCCTCGGCGTCGACGACCCCTTCGCGCTCGTCATGGGCGACAGCAAGAGCGACCTCCGGGTGATGGAGTGGATCGCCGAGACCGACGCGGGTATCGCGGCCGCGCCCGAACACGCCTCGGGGCGCGTTCTGGACCACGTACGCGAGGCAGACGGGCTCGTGTTCGACGCGGGCGCCGCCGACGACGTCCTGCGAACCGCGTTCGCCCTCAACCGCCTCGCTGAACAGGCCCGCGATCAGTGA
- a CDS encoding DoxX family protein, whose translation MATNQPTIELLGEERDFEYADGVAGYVLVLTRLIVGYWFLHAGWTKFAFVAGEPFDAAGFLANAGGPLAGFFAAVAGTPWLLEFTNVMIPLGEFLIGLGLILGAMTRLAAFFGGFLMVMFYLGNADWAHGYVNGDLLGLLAFVIVGAFAAGRILGVDAVLERTAFVRRHPRLRYLLG comes from the coding sequence ATGGCAACTAATCAACCCACGATAGAGCTGCTCGGTGAGGAACGCGATTTCGAGTACGCGGACGGCGTGGCCGGCTACGTGCTGGTGCTGACCCGGCTGATCGTCGGGTACTGGTTCCTGCACGCCGGCTGGACCAAGTTCGCGTTCGTCGCGGGCGAGCCCTTCGACGCGGCGGGATTCCTGGCTAACGCCGGGGGCCCGCTGGCGGGCTTCTTCGCCGCGGTGGCGGGGACGCCCTGGCTGCTCGAGTTCACCAACGTGATGATCCCGCTCGGCGAGTTCCTCATCGGACTGGGACTCATCCTGGGGGCGATGACCAGGCTGGCCGCCTTCTTCGGCGGCTTCCTGATGGTCATGTTCTACCTCGGGAACGCCGACTGGGCGCACGGGTACGTCAACGGCGACCTGCTCGGGCTGCTCGCGTTCGTGATCGTCGGCGCCTTCGCCGCGGGCCGGATCCTCGGCGTCGACGCCGTCCTCGAGCGGACCGCGTTCGTCCGCCGGCACCCGCGGCTGCGGTACCTCCTCGGGTAA